One Microlunatus soli genomic window carries:
- a CDS encoding FtsK/SpoIIIE domain-containing protein gives MRLLIDINGARHEVELDRFAPSATLADLIIESSGEVPPDDAVLYVDDDPHPVDTPISSAVLLEGSVLAQTATVRARPIGGWSATLAGGLDAGRVVALPAERPLVIGRSPQADLTVDSVSTSWNHVSISREGDGARVRDAGSTNGTLVNGTKVGEDGVLVDDLAVIIAGGVVVLLRKDLGEDRAPEPGSLHNLTPAGTAPFNRPPRPGRPADPDSVEPPERKEIASATRFSIITVIAPLILAGAMVAIMGSPQYAMFAILSPIMGIGSWLEQKHRRAKNLKEEDERFGKAIDTFRDELQAAAADASRRSYIERPDPATVLRRAALPTTTMWQCRPAAKDFLVLHGGVGDVPWVPPVENRSGRKLEDKVRKTMQASRRPASAVEIDLSDAGVVGIVGNRAGALSLARSLLSQASIHCGPADLTIGVFCDAGRDEDWGWSSWLPQMRRHGGSSGDRWLSDNRGRSEEMLRSLRDSIDGHPTPAVLLVLDSDVLTEGRNAPARTLLGHGRGEQDRDRQKPLHKVSGIVVASSEDQLPAACTVVVTVGDDASATVTRPGDLTTVDDVVLAGISIETAYRGAMDLARFDDPELVVPGAALPSLVRLPPLLDLEDLSVEAVRRSWRESRGVSTPIGIGESGGFALDLVRDGPHGLVGGTTGSGKSEFLRSLVTGLAMRNDPTKLTFILIDFKGGAAFATCERLPHTIGTVSNLDEQLANRALRALEAEMEYRQRAFAAAGEGVDNLDEYLATNPAEPMPRLLLVVDEFAMLAKEYPDVLSSLVSVGAVGRTLGVHMILATQRPAGVVNDDILANTNMRVALRVQSRDDSMNVIGVPDASAISRQQQGRAYVKLGQDDITPVQTALVTGVSEQQTTTRLEVHPVSFGRIEKSATPQQQITSDETDLDRLIDAVVAANADAGLAPPRPVWPEPLGERVRLAGFESRPEQDESSDQDLEPVAELPVVGGVTDRMHVSFAISDDPDHQRQIPAGWDMDRGNLLMMGIPGSGTSTGLSTVALTLASAMSPDDLDIVILDMGSGDLAPLADLPHTTGYVKSGSGAREQQVRFLRYARAEVDRRKADPNGNRRVLVLVDGLAALREEFQDFEGMTLLEGLFRAYADGPDVGMSFAASTSRARMVPPAIDEVTTQKWLFRLADQYDYATAGLKPQDAPHAVAGRCVLAETKLQTHVATPDLGLAEAVAAVQQKWRGAHRKPDAVGQLPDNITVAELGAKAHVDGEPWLLPVGIREVDLEPQLLELYEGEHAMIAGPARSGKSTLLLSIAESIRTADPSIQIWGICDRRSPLGSSPLLDRVGVGADDVPAVLAAARIHTGRLVLLIDDAERFEDTDEAIANLLAAGLSGFFVIAAGRSDDLRSMYGHWTKTVQKSRCGVVLQPNVDFDGELIGVNLPRRAPVAMTPGRGYAGVAGSVALVQTSSPTPAT, from the coding sequence ATGCGGCTGCTGATCGACATCAACGGTGCCCGGCACGAGGTCGAGCTGGACCGCTTCGCCCCCTCGGCGACACTGGCCGATCTGATCATCGAGTCCAGCGGCGAGGTGCCGCCGGACGACGCGGTGCTGTATGTCGACGACGACCCGCACCCGGTCGACACCCCGATCTCCTCCGCCGTCCTCCTGGAGGGCAGCGTCCTCGCCCAGACCGCGACCGTGCGCGCCCGGCCGATCGGTGGCTGGTCGGCGACCCTGGCCGGCGGTCTGGATGCCGGCCGGGTGGTCGCGTTGCCGGCCGAACGCCCATTGGTGATCGGCCGTTCCCCGCAGGCCGACCTCACCGTCGACTCGGTCAGCACCTCCTGGAACCACGTCTCGATCAGCCGCGAGGGTGACGGCGCGCGGGTCCGGGACGCCGGCTCGACCAACGGCACTCTGGTGAACGGCACCAAGGTCGGCGAGGACGGCGTGCTGGTCGACGATCTCGCCGTGATCATCGCCGGTGGTGTCGTCGTCCTGTTGCGCAAGGACCTCGGCGAGGACCGGGCCCCCGAGCCGGGGTCACTGCACAATCTCACCCCGGCCGGCACCGCGCCCTTCAACCGTCCGCCCCGCCCCGGACGTCCAGCGGACCCGGACTCGGTCGAGCCGCCGGAGCGCAAGGAGATCGCCAGCGCCACCCGGTTCAGCATCATCACCGTGATCGCGCCGCTGATCCTGGCCGGGGCGATGGTGGCGATCATGGGCAGCCCGCAGTATGCGATGTTCGCCATCCTGAGCCCGATCATGGGTATCGGCAGCTGGCTGGAGCAGAAGCATCGGCGGGCCAAGAACCTGAAGGAAGAGGACGAGCGCTTCGGCAAGGCGATCGACACCTTCCGCGACGAACTGCAGGCCGCCGCCGCCGACGCCAGCCGGCGCAGCTACATCGAGCGGCCCGACCCCGCGACCGTGCTCCGCCGGGCTGCGTTGCCGACCACCACGATGTGGCAATGCCGGCCGGCGGCCAAGGATTTCCTGGTGCTGCACGGCGGCGTCGGCGACGTCCCCTGGGTGCCACCGGTGGAGAACCGCTCCGGCCGCAAGCTGGAGGACAAGGTCCGCAAAACCATGCAGGCCAGCCGACGCCCGGCCTCCGCCGTCGAGATCGACCTGTCCGACGCCGGGGTGGTCGGGATCGTCGGCAACCGGGCCGGTGCCCTGTCGCTGGCCCGAAGCCTGCTCAGCCAGGCGTCGATCCACTGCGGACCGGCCGATCTGACGATCGGCGTCTTCTGCGATGCCGGCCGGGACGAGGATTGGGGCTGGTCGTCCTGGCTGCCGCAGATGCGCCGGCACGGCGGCAGTTCGGGCGACCGGTGGCTGTCGGACAACCGGGGCCGCAGCGAGGAGATGTTGCGCTCGCTGCGGGACTCGATCGACGGCCATCCGACGCCCGCCGTGTTGCTGGTGCTGGATTCCGATGTGCTCACCGAAGGCCGCAACGCACCGGCCCGTACGCTGCTCGGCCACGGCCGTGGTGAGCAGGACCGCGACCGGCAGAAGCCGCTGCACAAGGTCTCCGGCATCGTCGTCGCCTCCTCCGAGGACCAGCTTCCGGCAGCCTGCACCGTGGTCGTCACGGTCGGCGACGATGCCTCGGCGACCGTCACCCGGCCGGGCGACCTGACAACGGTCGATGATGTGGTGCTGGCCGGCATCAGCATCGAGACCGCCTATCGCGGCGCGATGGATCTGGCCCGGTTCGATGATCCGGAGCTGGTCGTCCCCGGCGCCGCGCTGCCGTCGTTGGTCCGGTTGCCGCCGCTGCTGGATCTGGAGGACCTGTCGGTGGAGGCGGTCCGCCGCAGCTGGCGGGAGTCCCGCGGGGTGTCCACCCCGATCGGCATCGGCGAGTCCGGTGGCTTCGCCCTCGACCTGGTCCGGGACGGCCCGCACGGCCTGGTCGGCGGCACCACCGGCTCGGGCAAGAGTGAGTTCCTGCGGTCGCTGGTCACCGGGCTGGCGATGCGCAATGATCCGACCAAGCTGACGTTCATCCTGATCGACTTCAAGGGCGGTGCCGCGTTCGCCACTTGTGAGCGGCTGCCTCACACGATCGGCACCGTCAGCAACCTGGACGAACAGCTCGCCAACCGGGCACTGCGCGCGCTCGAGGCCGAGATGGAGTATCGGCAGCGGGCGTTCGCCGCCGCCGGCGAGGGTGTGGACAATCTCGACGAATACCTGGCGACCAACCCGGCCGAGCCGATGCCGCGGCTACTGCTGGTGGTCGACGAGTTCGCCATGCTGGCCAAGGAATATCCCGACGTGCTGTCCTCGCTGGTCAGCGTCGGCGCGGTCGGCCGTACCCTCGGCGTGCACATGATCCTGGCCACCCAGCGGCCGGCCGGTGTGGTCAATGACGACATCCTGGCCAACACCAACATGCGGGTCGCGCTGCGGGTGCAGAGTCGGGACGACTCGATGAACGTGATCGGTGTCCCGGACGCGTCGGCGATCAGCCGGCAGCAACAGGGCCGGGCCTACGTCAAGCTCGGCCAGGACGACATCACACCGGTGCAGACCGCGCTGGTGACCGGCGTTTCGGAGCAGCAGACCACCACCCGGCTGGAGGTCCACCCGGTCTCGTTCGGCCGGATCGAGAAGTCCGCGACACCGCAGCAACAGATCACCAGCGACGAGACCGACCTGGACCGGCTGATCGACGCGGTCGTCGCCGCCAACGCCGATGCCGGTCTGGCGCCGCCTCGACCGGTCTGGCCCGAACCGCTCGGCGAACGGGTCCGACTGGCCGGCTTCGAGAGCCGGCCGGAGCAGGACGAGTCGTCGGACCAAGATCTCGAACCGGTCGCCGAGTTGCCGGTCGTCGGCGGCGTCACCGACCGGATGCACGTCAGTTTCGCGATCTCCGACGACCCCGATCATCAGCGTCAGATCCCGGCCGGCTGGGACATGGACCGCGGAAACCTGCTGATGATGGGGATTCCGGGAAGCGGCACCAGCACCGGGCTCTCGACCGTCGCGCTCACCCTGGCCTCGGCGATGTCGCCGGACGACCTGGACATCGTCATCCTGGACATGGGCTCGGGTGATCTGGCCCCGCTGGCCGACCTGCCGCACACCACCGGTTACGTGAAGTCCGGCAGCGGCGCCCGCGAACAGCAGGTCAGGTTCCTGCGGTACGCCCGTGCCGAGGTGGACCGACGCAAGGCCGATCCGAACGGCAACCGTCGCGTGCTGGTGCTGGTCGACGGACTGGCGGCCCTGCGTGAGGAGTTCCAGGACTTCGAGGGCATGACCCTGCTGGAGGGCCTGTTCCGCGCCTACGCCGACGGCCCCGATGTCGGGATGTCTTTCGCGGCCTCCACCTCCCGGGCCCGGATGGTGCCGCCGGCGATCGACGAGGTGACCACCCAGAAGTGGCTGTTCCGGTTGGCCGACCAGTACGACTACGCCACCGCAGGCCTCAAGCCGCAGGATGCGCCGCACGCCGTCGCCGGTCGCTGTGTGCTGGCGGAGACCAAGCTGCAGACCCACGTCGCCACGCCGGACCTCGGCCTGGCCGAGGCGGTTGCCGCGGTGCAGCAGAAGTGGCGCGGCGCCCACCGCAAACCCGACGCCGTGGGTCAGTTGCCGGACAACATCACCGTCGCCGAACTCGGAGCGAAGGCCCACGTCGACGGCGAGCCGTGGCTGCTGCCGGTCGGCATCCGCGAGGTGGATCTGGAACCGCAGCTGCTGGAGCTGTACGAGGGTGAGCACGCGATGATCGCCGGGCCGGCCCGGTCCGGGAAGTCCACGCTGCTGCTGTCGATCGCCGAGTCGATCCGGACCGCCGATCCGTCGATCCAGATCTGGGGCATCTGCGACCGGCGGTCACCGCTGGGCAGTTCCCCGCTGCTGGACCGGGTCGGTGTCGGCGCCGACGACGTGCCTGCCGTGCTCGCCGCCGCCCGGATCCACACCGGGAGACTGGTGCTGCTGATCGACGACGCCGAACGGTTCGAGGACACCGACGAGGCGATCGCCAACCTGCTCGCCGCCGGGCTGTCCGGGTTCTTCGTCATCGCCGCCGGCCGCTCCGACGACCTGCGCAGCATGTACGGGCACTGGACCAAGACCGTCCAGAAGTCCCGGTGCGGCGTGGTGCTGCAACCCAACGTCGACTTCGACGGAGAGCTGATCGGCGTCAACCTGCCCCGGCGCGCCCCGGTCGCCATGACCCCGGGCCGTGGCTATGCCGGCGTCGCCGGATCGGTCGCCCTGGTGCAGACCAGCAGCCCCACCCCCGCTACGTGA
- a CDS encoding ABC transporter substrate-binding protein has product MTKGRLIALIVAVVVVLGAGAGVAWWQLRPKPPPTQPAAAAPVAVSVPEAPRQLTIGVLLTLSAAPGEGAEWKNAAEGSKVAAQRLSMGGIDVKLVAADDKGTTDGAGQAVRQLAKQHVSGIVVASSGAHLKGAGAAAKKAHLPLLFPYEPDTALLGDNAWATGPSTATIGKAMAASLQAAKLKRPLVIDAGGGVPEGVRAEGSLDFASGGDTATLVKHVQGLIGGKNPNDAVIVSGPANTQATVVRALQGGGIGVPVYVTPQATSPSFGTALAEAGGSLSTSLTTIGPDWGDSAALRSDPAGQSMSAFLSAVRLMAADDQQKSLMGDQTFAEVAAAADAPSHDAVVAIVRAAAAARSADPAKVSAAMSGLKLDHDSGLAGPTLDFGTDSALDPGAVGVLRSSDQDLGVRPQSDAGTPRLIWFAAPTGK; this is encoded by the coding sequence GTGACCAAAGGCCGCCTGATCGCGCTCATCGTCGCGGTCGTCGTGGTGCTGGGCGCCGGCGCCGGCGTCGCCTGGTGGCAGCTGCGGCCGAAGCCGCCGCCGACCCAGCCGGCAGCCGCTGCCCCGGTGGCGGTCTCGGTGCCCGAAGCACCGCGGCAGCTGACGATCGGGGTGTTGCTGACGCTGTCGGCCGCGCCCGGCGAAGGTGCGGAGTGGAAGAACGCCGCCGAGGGTTCCAAGGTCGCCGCCCAGCGGTTGTCGATGGGCGGCATCGACGTCAAGCTGGTCGCCGCCGACGACAAGGGCACCACCGACGGCGCGGGCCAGGCGGTCCGGCAACTGGCCAAGCAGCACGTCAGCGGCATCGTGGTCGCCAGTTCGGGGGCACACCTGAAGGGTGCCGGCGCGGCGGCGAAGAAGGCGCACCTGCCGCTGCTCTTCCCGTACGAGCCGGACACCGCGCTGCTTGGTGACAACGCCTGGGCGACCGGGCCGTCGACGGCGACCATCGGCAAGGCGATGGCGGCCTCGTTGCAGGCCGCCAAACTGAAGCGACCGCTGGTGATCGATGCCGGCGGCGGTGTTCCCGAGGGCGTCCGCGCCGAGGGCTCGCTGGACTTCGCCTCCGGCGGTGACACCGCCACTCTGGTCAAGCATGTGCAGGGGCTGATCGGCGGCAAGAACCCCAACGACGCGGTGATCGTCTCCGGCCCGGCGAACACCCAGGCGACCGTCGTCCGCGCCCTCCAGGGTGGCGGCATCGGGGTCCCGGTCTACGTCACACCACAGGCCACCAGCCCCTCCTTCGGCACCGCCCTGGCCGAGGCCGGTGGCAGCCTGTCGACCAGCCTGACCACGATCGGTCCGGACTGGGGTGACTCCGCGGCCCTCCGCTCCGACCCGGCCGGTCAGTCGATGTCGGCGTTCCTCAGCGCCGTCCGGCTGATGGCCGCCGACGACCAGCAGAAGAGCCTGATGGGTGACCAGACCTTCGCCGAGGTCGCCGCAGCTGCCGATGCGCCGAGCCATGACGCCGTCGTCGCGATCGTGCGGGCAGCCGCGGCCGCCCGGAGCGCCGACCCGGCGAAGGTGTCGGCCGCGATGTCCGGCCTGAAACTGGATCACGATTCGGGCCTGGCCGGCCCTACCCTGGACTTCGGTACCGATTCTGCGCTCGATCCGGGAGCCGTCGGCGTACTACGTTCGTCTGATCAGGACCTGGGTGTTCGGCCGCAGAGCGACGCCGGGACCCCTCGGTTGATCTGGTTCGCCGCACCGACCGGCAAGTGA
- a CDS encoding coiled-coil domain-containing protein produces the protein MIFRFTQSRQDSGRRSVLARIGPARSLQAGTAAIMVALLVLVGCSPGDKTPNTPPNRVLQSVDVQMTPDGTTTAIDGTAVSVRENASDATTQSTTYSPRDVADDLPVRVTTAYRTADRTGTDLADLAGYSGRVEIDLTVQNLTMRPQNLTYDVAGTSRSQPALVGSPLTVVASTSLPKTTPTDVITASASGDDNATNGVLSQSEDGGSVVQWAALLASPQMGTNATLRLVTDAKDFQVPAFDLSVQPGLVTDPSVSGVLESAFNSNPSSQLALEQRTIKVITDVNQVLTRASNNISSVRKNLDSTSETLGKRSVEELKNSTKGVTRSMKDLDKELKSLDSDISSNLDESQSAILSELSDTVSTMDKMLGDTSGGPPAPKLDGQGCKTVVQSPDEASSVYGNLMQVTAQLDGYATATDQCKKNAQQALARSVGPEKPSAEACEDKPSTTCSLFYTEQKFGAIMDDLVAKGENLVDSLQPKVITDTKTQYAGMTKQIDAADKAVQTLKKFDPHEDMDSRLAKTQDQLDVVDGQVDQLVDQVTLIHNDAKEAAETARTNAGLAEDRSDDAHVEITQIHEDVKALSDQNERVADNVCEYGEKQILDKGLNPHQSRVLRSDLVGQACPDEDGNEGANLSDDSISDKLDALEDHQVAMWTDVADDWDKEAAKWTAEAETWDDIADRTDVKNTDSGTGKEISDIRNQLNLARSRVKSVEAAVVTGRDGYQDRFGALEDSMKALHDHNAALGTDLTALQKWQQRLATGIPDAFEDAADQANDQVSDAIDPQIRKVTTQAEVDSKAVGEMFDESAAGLSNAADKITKNGTRTIDKQRRELAESEKRTSGAAKKRVDASLKQMAKGVSASSRDMNGASAQLTESLKKVLLDLGTRKVKGSGLLGAMTTSSAKVGTADYQLALASETTTSYAGVRGEDVNGILLRQAQLQAALQAGAELPAFHLNVPDGAESQTVYTFRIGGKQ, from the coding sequence ATGATCTTCAGGTTCACCCAGAGCCGACAGGACAGCGGACGCCGGTCGGTCCTGGCCAGGATCGGGCCTGCCCGATCATTGCAGGCCGGCACGGCGGCGATCATGGTCGCCCTGCTGGTCCTGGTCGGCTGTTCCCCGGGCGACAAGACCCCGAACACACCACCCAACCGCGTCCTGCAGTCGGTCGATGTGCAGATGACGCCGGACGGCACCACGACCGCCATCGACGGCACTGCCGTGTCGGTCCGGGAGAACGCCTCCGACGCCACCACCCAGTCCACCACCTACTCTCCGCGCGATGTCGCCGACGACCTGCCGGTCCGTGTCACGACTGCCTACCGGACCGCGGATCGGACCGGCACCGATCTGGCCGATCTCGCCGGTTACAGCGGTCGGGTCGAGATCGATCTGACGGTGCAGAACCTGACGATGCGCCCGCAGAACCTGACCTACGACGTCGCCGGGACCTCGCGCAGCCAACCGGCGCTGGTCGGCTCTCCGCTGACCGTTGTCGCCTCGACGTCGCTGCCCAAGACGACACCGACCGACGTGATCACCGCCTCCGCCTCCGGCGACGACAACGCGACCAACGGGGTGCTGAGCCAGTCGGAGGACGGCGGCTCGGTCGTCCAGTGGGCCGCCCTGCTGGCCTCGCCGCAGATGGGGACCAACGCAACGCTGCGGTTGGTGACCGACGCCAAGGACTTCCAGGTGCCGGCCTTCGATCTTTCGGTGCAGCCGGGCCTGGTCACCGATCCGTCGGTCAGCGGCGTGCTGGAGTCGGCGTTCAACTCCAATCCGAGCTCCCAGCTGGCGCTGGAACAGCGGACGATCAAGGTGATCACCGACGTCAACCAGGTCCTGACCCGGGCCAGCAACAACATCTCCAGCGTCCGGAAGAACCTCGACTCCACCTCCGAGACCCTCGGCAAGCGATCGGTCGAGGAGTTGAAGAACAGCACCAAGGGCGTCACCCGATCGATGAAGGATCTGGACAAGGAGTTGAAGAGTCTGGACTCCGACATCTCCTCCAACCTCGACGAGAGTCAGTCGGCCATCCTGTCCGAGCTGAGCGACACGGTCAGCACCATGGACAAGATGCTCGGCGACACCTCCGGCGGTCCGCCGGCGCCCAAGTTGGACGGCCAGGGCTGCAAGACCGTGGTGCAGAGTCCGGACGAGGCGTCCAGCGTGTACGGCAACCTGATGCAGGTCACCGCGCAACTGGACGGCTACGCCACCGCCACCGACCAGTGCAAGAAGAACGCCCAGCAGGCGCTGGCCCGTTCGGTCGGCCCGGAGAAGCCGTCGGCCGAGGCCTGCGAGGACAAGCCGTCCACCACCTGCTCGCTGTTCTACACCGAGCAGAAGTTCGGCGCGATCATGGACGACCTGGTCGCCAAGGGTGAGAACCTGGTCGATTCGCTGCAGCCGAAGGTGATCACCGACACCAAGACCCAGTACGCCGGCATGACCAAGCAGATCGACGCCGCCGACAAAGCTGTCCAGACCCTGAAGAAGTTCGATCCGCACGAGGACATGGACAGCCGGTTGGCCAAGACCCAGGACCAGCTGGATGTGGTCGACGGTCAAGTTGATCAACTCGTCGATCAGGTCACGTTGATCCACAACGACGCCAAAGAGGCAGCCGAGACCGCGCGCACGAATGCTGGTCTCGCCGAAGATCGAAGCGATGACGCACACGTCGAGATCACCCAGATTCATGAGGACGTGAAGGCACTTTCCGACCAGAACGAGAGGGTGGCGGACAACGTCTGTGAGTACGGCGAGAAGCAAATTCTCGACAAGGGTTTGAACCCGCATCAGTCGCGGGTATTGCGCTCGGACCTCGTCGGACAAGCGTGCCCTGATGAGGACGGCAATGAGGGCGCCAATCTGTCCGACGATTCCATCAGCGACAAGCTCGACGCTCTCGAGGACCACCAGGTAGCAATGTGGACCGACGTCGCGGACGACTGGGACAAAGAGGCCGCGAAGTGGACCGCCGAGGCCGAGACCTGGGACGACATCGCCGACCGCACCGACGTCAAGAACACCGACAGCGGCACCGGCAAGGAGATCTCCGACATCCGCAACCAGCTCAACCTGGCCCGTTCCCGGGTGAAATCGGTCGAGGCTGCTGTGGTGACCGGCCGGGACGGCTACCAGGATCGGTTCGGCGCACTGGAAGACAGCATGAAGGCGCTGCACGACCACAACGCAGCGCTCGGCACCGACCTGACCGCTCTGCAGAAGTGGCAGCAACGGCTGGCCACCGGTATCCCGGATGCGTTCGAGGATGCCGCCGACCAGGCCAACGATCAGGTCTCCGATGCCATCGACCCGCAGATCCGCAAGGTCACCACCCAGGCCGAGGTGGACAGCAAGGCGGTCGGTGAGATGTTCGACGAGTCCGCTGCCGGCCTGTCCAATGCCGCCGACAAGATCACCAAGAACGGCACCCGCACCATCGACAAGCAGCGCCGCGAGCTGGCCGAGTCGGAGAAACGCACCAGCGGCGCAGCGAAGAAGCGGGTCGACGCGTCGCTGAAGCAGATGGCCAAGGGCGTCTCGGCGTCGTCGCGGGACATGAACGGCGCGTCGGCCCAGCTGACCGAAAGCCTGAAGAAGGTGCTGCTCGACCTGGGCACCCGCAAGGTCAAGGGCTCCGGCCTGCTCGGTGCGATGACCACCAGCTCGGCCAAGGTCGGCACCGCCGACTACCAGCTGGCGCTCGCCTCGGAGACCACCACCTCCTATGCCGGCGTCCGCGGTGAGGACGTCAACGGCATCCTGCTCCGGCAGGCCCAGCTGCAGGCGGCATTGCAGGCTGGCGCCGAGCTTCCCGCCTTCCACCTGAACGTGCCCGACGGCGCCGAGAGCCAGACCGTCTACACCTTCCGGATCGGCGGCAAACAGTGA
- a CDS encoding pyrophosphorylase — MGDPRVLTTQGAKDAIRAIENIINHGLTQQIQSLDSQGKKLSDPNVWDGPLATQFRTSTWPETHSALNKAKTELEDLKRELSKISTDIMTAGGGH, encoded by the coding sequence ATGGGAGATCCGCGCGTACTGACAACGCAGGGAGCCAAGGATGCGATCAGGGCGATCGAGAACATCATCAACCACGGTCTGACCCAGCAGATCCAGTCGCTGGATTCGCAGGGCAAGAAGCTGTCCGACCCGAACGTGTGGGACGGGCCGCTGGCCACGCAGTTCCGGACCTCGACGTGGCCGGAAACCCACAGCGCGCTGAACAAGGCGAAGACCGAGCTGGAAGATCTGAAGCGTGAGCTGTCGAAGATCTCCACCGACATCATGACCGCCGGTGGCGGCCACTGA